One part of the [Synechococcus] sp. NIES-970 genome encodes these proteins:
- a CDS encoding translocator protein, LysE family superfamily, with amino-acid sequence MGHLNFVYLFTTMVVLAALPSTSVALVVTRAATAGFRNGLAVASGIVAGDLVFVGLALLGLSTLAQQLGSVFTLIKIAGGLYLIWMGIGLIRSKQTFEFTVHNQRRTNFLESFLSGFALTLGDLKAIFFYASFFPAIVDMKTLGLSEAIAIVFTTIVTVGGVKAIYAYSAERLVRKVKSPKAQRVGKIAAGTAMVCGGTYLIFKH; translated from the coding sequence ATGGGCCATCTCAATTTTGTTTATCTTTTTACAACCATGGTCGTCTTGGCGGCCTTGCCCAGTACAAGCGTTGCTCTGGTTGTGACCCGGGCGGCAACTGCGGGCTTTCGCAATGGATTAGCCGTTGCCTCTGGGATCGTCGCCGGAGATTTAGTGTTTGTGGGTCTTGCGCTGTTGGGACTGAGCACCCTGGCACAACAACTCGGCTCCGTTTTTACCCTCATTAAAATCGCTGGGGGACTGTATTTAATCTGGATGGGGATCGGCTTGATTCGGAGTAAGCAAACCTTTGAATTCACAGTACACAACCAACGTCGCACAAATTTTCTAGAAAGTTTCCTCAGTGGCTTTGCTCTCACCCTTGGGGATCTGAAGGCAATTTTCTTCTATGCCAGCTTTTTTCCGGCCATTGTTGATATGAAAACCCTGGGGTTATCGGAGGCGATCGCCATTGTGTTCACCACCATTGTGACGGTGGGAGGAGTCAAAGCAATATATGCTTACTCTGCAGAACGCTTAGTCAGGAAAGTCAAATCCCCAAAAGCCCAACGAGTCGGCAAGATTGCGGCAGGTACAGCGATGGTCTGCGGCGGCACTTACCTGATTTTTAAACATTGA
- a CDS encoding DNA-binding stress protein, Dps family, producing the protein MASKTKSKSKTKSKDETTMPNTTEPMAINIGISESDREAIAKGLSHLLADTYTLYLKTHNFHWNVTGPMFQTLHLLFETQYNELALAVDLIAERIRALGVPAPGTYQEFAELSAIPEAKGVPTADEMIRLLVEGQETVVRTARSIFPTVDQANDEPTADLLTQRMQVHEKNAWMLRSLLG; encoded by the coding sequence ATGGCTAGTAAGACCAAATCTAAATCCAAAACCAAATCCAAAGACGAAACGACGATGCCTAACACCACCGAACCCATGGCCATTAATATCGGCATTAGCGAAAGTGACCGGGAGGCGATCGCCAAAGGATTGAGCCATCTCCTCGCCGACACCTATACCCTCTACCTCAAAACTCACAATTTCCACTGGAACGTCACCGGGCCAATGTTCCAGACCCTCCATCTTCTTTTTGAAACCCAGTACAACGAACTAGCCCTCGCCGTTGACCTCATTGCCGAACGGATCCGTGCCCTGGGTGTACCTGCACCCGGCACCTACCAAGAATTTGCCGAACTCTCTGCTATTCCCGAAGCCAAGGGTGTACCCACCGCCGATGAGATGATTCGCCTCCTTGTGGAAGGCCAGGAAACAGTCGTCCGCACTGCCCGTTCCATTTTCCCCACCGTAGATCAGGCCAACGACGAACCCACCGCTGACCTCCTCACCCAACGGATGCAAGTCCACGAAAAAAATGCTTGGATGCTCCGGAGTTTATTGGGCTAG
- a CDS encoding polysaccharide pyruvyl transferase has product MVNLTDIISLLLNDTMPNVVLCGYYGQGNAGDEALLLTLLQMLPPGVNPIVLSHNPTATSQAYGVTTVPHKSWQTLKAIAQADGFVFGGGSLLQDVTSLGSLLYYAALMKWAQLLGKKTIAWAQGIGPLQSSWANHITRFVLRGCTGITVRDQASADLLKSWQMPQAIAPDPVWVLEALPFTEMPDLPHPRIAVNLRTHGSMTLKKLTVLQVALKQFQQQNKASIILIPFQKSQDEAIAQQLYDALAEPKVIIAPLQPQQYKSLFAQVDFLIGMRLHSLILAAAACPCFALNYDPKVAQLQQQCNLPGLDLDQLPLDAEALSQQWTTALKTAQRLTPEQQEQIQTQVQAHQEVLTRLL; this is encoded by the coding sequence ATGGTTAATCTCACCGATATAATAAGTCTTTTGCTTAATGACACAATGCCAAATGTTGTTCTTTGTGGCTATTACGGTCAGGGCAATGCTGGGGATGAAGCCCTGCTGTTGACTCTGTTGCAGATGTTGCCCCCTGGGGTTAATCCCATTGTTCTGTCCCACAATCCCACGGCCACGAGCCAAGCCTATGGAGTAACCACTGTGCCGCACAAATCGTGGCAGACCCTGAAGGCGATCGCCCAGGCAGACGGTTTTGTCTTCGGGGGCGGCAGTCTCTTGCAGGATGTCACCAGTTTAGGGAGTTTGCTCTATTACGCCGCTTTAATGAAATGGGCGCAACTGCTGGGTAAAAAAACCATTGCTTGGGCCCAGGGCATCGGCCCGCTGCAATCTAGTTGGGCAAATCACATTACCCGGTTTGTGTTGCGCGGTTGTACTGGGATTACGGTGCGGGACCAAGCTTCGGCAGACTTATTAAAAAGTTGGCAAATGCCCCAGGCGATCGCCCCAGATCCGGTGTGGGTCTTAGAGGCACTGCCTTTTACCGAAATGCCTGATTTGCCTCACCCGAGAATTGCCGTCAATTTGCGTACCCATGGGAGTATGACCCTAAAAAAATTGACTGTTTTGCAAGTGGCCCTCAAACAATTTCAGCAGCAAAATAAGGCCAGCATAATCCTCATCCCTTTCCAAAAAAGTCAGGATGAGGCGATCGCCCAACAACTCTATGACGCTTTGGCCGAACCCAAGGTGATCATTGCCCCATTGCAGCCCCAGCAGTACAAAAGCCTCTTTGCCCAGGTGGATTTTTTGATCGGGATGCGTCTCCATAGTCTGATCCTTGCCGCCGCTGCTTGTCCCTGTTTCGCCCTCAATTACGACCCTAAAGTGGCCCAGCTACAGCAGCAGTGCAACCTACCGGGCCTTGATTTAGACCAGCTTCCCCTGGATGCGGAAGCCCTCAGCCAACAGTGGACAACGGCATTAAAAACGGCCCAACGACTTACCCCAGAACAACAAGAGCAGATTCAGACTCAGGTTCAAGCCCACCAAGAAGTACTTACCCGACTCCTTTAA
- a CDS encoding hypothetical protein (conserved hypothetical protein), with product MQLETVLKGWVAGQEPQKADFTYLLEQAQGDLTKAIALDYDLSLSGITRRAQNFLAIAPDILQLCEALNFQDQDAILKTLWELWLPLTQQIRTARQQQDQPLIYGILGGQGTGKTTLCRVLQTILRRWQYPCVAISLDDLYKTYGDRQDLLKTQPELIWRGPPGTHDVALGLAVLTNLQRANLGDQIAVPRFDKSLHHGAGDRLEPEWIDPVEIVLFEGWFVGCRPVEPEVFETAPEPICTGGDRLFAQKINAALAEYLPLWEKLDRLLVLCPEDYRLSKQWRKDAEHQMIAQGKTGMSDAEIDQFVDYFWRSLHPELFIRPLSQDPRWTDLVIEIDADHRPGQIYCPANPNR from the coding sequence ATGCAATTGGAGACAGTGCTAAAGGGCTGGGTCGCCGGGCAAGAACCCCAAAAAGCAGATTTCACATATCTCCTGGAGCAAGCCCAAGGGGATCTGACGAAGGCGATCGCCCTTGATTATGATCTCAGTCTGTCGGGGATTACCCGGCGCGCTCAAAATTTTTTGGCGATCGCCCCGGATATTCTCCAACTTTGTGAAGCGCTGAATTTCCAAGACCAAGACGCGATTCTGAAAACCCTCTGGGAACTGTGGTTACCCTTGACCCAGCAAATTCGCACCGCCCGCCAACAGCAGGATCAACCGCTCATTTATGGCATCCTCGGTGGTCAAGGCACCGGGAAAACAACCCTCTGCCGCGTACTGCAAACTATTTTGCGGCGATGGCAATACCCCTGTGTGGCGATTTCCCTTGATGATCTCTACAAAACCTATGGCGATCGCCAAGATTTACTCAAAACCCAGCCAGAACTGATTTGGCGTGGCCCCCCCGGGACCCATGATGTGGCCTTGGGTTTGGCTGTTTTAACAAACCTGCAACGGGCGAATCTTGGTGATCAGATTGCCGTGCCTCGCTTCGATAAGTCTCTACATCATGGTGCGGGCGATCGCCTCGAACCAGAGTGGATTGATCCGGTGGAAATTGTGCTCTTTGAAGGCTGGTTTGTGGGTTGTCGGCCTGTGGAACCGGAAGTATTTGAGACAGCCCCTGAGCCGATCTGTACCGGAGGCGATCGCCTGTTTGCCCAGAAAATCAACGCAGCCTTGGCGGAATATCTGCCCCTGTGGGAAAAGTTAGATCGACTACTAGTGCTGTGCCCTGAAGATTATCGCCTGAGTAAACAATGGCGCAAAGATGCTGAACATCAGATGATTGCCCAGGGAAAAACGGGGATGAGTGACGCCGAAATTGATCAATTCGTCGATTATTTTTGGCGATCGCTCCACCCGGAACTTTTTATTCGGCCCCTCAGCCAAGATCCCCGTTGGACAGATCTCGTCATTGAAATTGATGCCGATCACCGTCCCGGTCAAATCTATTGTCCCGCTAACCCGAACAGGTAA
- the thiD gene encoding phosphomethylpyrimidine kinase, producing the protein MVVSPAIALTIAGSDSGGGAGIQADLKTFAFQGVHGTSAITCVTAQNTVGVTAVAALDPAVVTAQIEAVVSDLGIQAVKTGMLLNQEIMAAVLTAAIAQQLPNWVLDPVMVSRTGMQLIDDGAIAFLQKKLIPCAQILTPNRYEAQILSGLSITDLATMEQAARDIYQLGCGAVLVKGGGMTGDLHGVDVWFDGERLEILRTECVQTPHTHGTGCTLSAAIAARLALGDLPLQAVKRAKGYVTEALKYSLAIGQGTGPVGHFFPILP; encoded by the coding sequence ATGGTAGTTTCTCCGGCGATCGCCTTAACCATCGCGGGCTCTGATAGTGGTGGTGGCGCAGGGATTCAAGCAGATCTGAAAACCTTCGCCTTCCAGGGTGTCCATGGCACTAGTGCAATCACCTGCGTTACGGCCCAGAATACAGTGGGCGTCACAGCGGTGGCGGCCCTTGACCCGGCGGTGGTGACGGCCCAAATTGAGGCGGTGGTCTCGGATTTGGGTATTCAGGCGGTGAAGACGGGGATGCTCCTGAACCAAGAAATTATGGCGGCGGTGTTGACAGCGGCGATTGCCCAACAATTACCTAACTGGGTTTTGGATCCGGTGATGGTGTCCCGCACAGGGATGCAGTTAATTGATGATGGGGCGATCGCCTTTTTGCAGAAAAAACTGATTCCCTGCGCGCAAATTTTGACCCCCAATCGCTATGAAGCACAAATTCTGAGTGGCTTGAGCATCACTGATCTGGCCACGATGGAACAGGCGGCCCGCGACATCTATCAACTTGGCTGTGGTGCAGTACTCGTCAAAGGCGGTGGCATGACTGGCGATTTGCACGGTGTTGATGTATGGTTTGACGGCGAACGGCTGGAAATTTTAAGAACGGAATGCGTCCAGACCCCCCACACCCATGGCACAGGTTGTACCCTCTCGGCGGCGATCGCTGCCCGTTTAGCCCTGGGCGATCTGCCCCTCCAGGCCGTGAAAAGAGCAAAGGGATATGTCACAGAAGCCTTAAAATATAGCCTGGCGATCGGTCAAGGGACGGGGCCCGTGGGACATTTTTTCCCGATTTTGCCCTAG
- the ftsZ gene encoding cell division protein FtsZ, with the protein MTVSQNPLFQPNNAPFDGTGNHAAPAEGAPSQFPIIPSSVAQIKVIGVGGGGCNAVNRMIEGGMSNIDFWAINTDAQALSSSKAKKRLQIGQKITRGLGAGGNAAIGRKAAEESRDEIAQALEGADLVFITAGMGGGTGTGAAPIVAEVAKDLGCLTVAVVTRPFKFEGRRRSTQAEEGIKELQSRVDTLLVIPNTRLLDMIPQETSVPEALRAADEVLRQGVQGISDIITISGLVNVDFADVRAVMADAGSALMGIGVGSGKSRAREAALMAISSPLMESSMEGAQGVVLNITGGHDLTLHEVNDAAEAVYEVVDPNANIIFGAVIDEHLQGEVKITVIATGFAVEPQMTETPQPLSQQRRMPAVSQGDIPPVPPAPESPRARPIAPPQAPPAPRNGFPDIPDFLMRRSNRPK; encoded by the coding sequence GTGACCGTGAGCCAAAACCCTCTATTCCAACCCAACAACGCGCCCTTCGATGGGACTGGTAACCACGCTGCCCCGGCAGAAGGAGCACCATCGCAGTTCCCCATCATCCCCAGTAGCGTTGCCCAAATTAAAGTCATTGGCGTTGGCGGTGGTGGCTGTAACGCAGTCAATCGAATGATCGAAGGGGGAATGTCAAATATTGATTTTTGGGCAATTAATACCGATGCCCAGGCCCTCAGCAGTTCCAAAGCCAAAAAACGACTACAGATTGGCCAAAAAATTACGCGGGGACTCGGTGCCGGAGGTAATGCAGCCATCGGTCGCAAAGCAGCAGAAGAATCCCGAGATGAAATCGCCCAGGCCCTTGAGGGTGCTGACCTGGTCTTCATCACCGCTGGGATGGGAGGTGGTACAGGCACTGGAGCAGCACCGATCGTGGCAGAAGTAGCCAAAGATTTAGGTTGTTTGACAGTGGCAGTGGTAACCCGTCCCTTCAAGTTTGAAGGGCGTCGCCGCTCTACCCAAGCCGAAGAAGGCATCAAAGAACTCCAAAGCCGGGTTGATACCCTCTTGGTGATTCCTAATACCCGACTTCTAGATATGATCCCCCAGGAAACCTCCGTTCCTGAGGCACTCCGGGCTGCCGATGAAGTATTACGTCAAGGGGTTCAAGGAATCTCCGATATCATTACGATTTCTGGTCTGGTTAATGTGGACTTCGCAGATGTGCGGGCAGTGATGGCTGATGCAGGCTCTGCTCTAATGGGTATTGGCGTCGGCTCTGGTAAATCCCGGGCGCGGGAAGCGGCACTAATGGCTATTTCTTCTCCCTTGATGGAGTCTTCTATGGAAGGAGCCCAGGGGGTTGTTCTCAACATTACTGGTGGCCATGACCTGACCCTCCATGAGGTGAATGACGCAGCGGAGGCGGTCTATGAAGTGGTTGATCCCAATGCAAACATCATCTTTGGGGCGGTCATCGATGAACATCTCCAGGGGGAAGTCAAAATCACAGTCATTGCCACAGGGTTCGCAGTGGAGCCTCAAATGACAGAAACACCCCAACCCTTATCACAACAGCGGCGTATGCCAGCCGTGTCCCAGGGCGACATTCCGCCAGTCCCTCCCGCGCCAGAATCGCCTCGGGCCCGTCCGATCGCCCCGCCCCAAGCGCCACCAGCGCCCCGGAATGGTTTCCCTGATATTCCTGATTTTCTGATGCGCCGTTCTAATCGTCCGAAATAA